The DNA region GCAAATAATAGGATTCAAAGGGGGTGGAGTCTCTCCTGAGAACTGTCTGCAAGAATAAGTCTTGGCttgtaaatgaaaaaagaaaatgcccAGATAACTTCCATCAAgcattaataaaacaaaagggtGCTGTGTAAAACAAGATATCTACACATTTCTTCTTGAAGCggtaaaattgatattaatatcACACTCCACAATCAGTAAGTCAATTCATAACTATTGTGAAGTACAGAAGAGTGCTTCCAACACAATATCTCTGCAACAAAATCGTGATCCCATTTTGTTAGACACAATTGCTAACACATGCTTTTCATCACCATCACCCATCCTTTGAGCATGTGTGTGGGAGAGTTGGAGGGAGGGGGAGCCCAGATTGTATATCAAGCTATTCTATGGTTTATGAACTCAAATTTCTACAGCTCAGACAGGCAAGGATCAGTGTGGGAACTCATGGTGATGTATGTACCCACTAAACAAATTTACATGTAAgcaaaaataactataattatttttccatgTTAAAGATTGAATTATCTATTCAATTAAAATTCTaggtttcaatatttttctgtGGTTTCAAGCATCATGCCTACTTCTCTGCTACCATAGGAGCATAAGATGTATAGCAACTTCATCCATACAAACCCCACTATCAGGGTCACCAATATAAACAAATCCAAGTATCTGATTCAAATAATTCTGAAGTAAATCATATAACTAGATCTGCATGTCGGAATATATTCATAATCAAGATTCAAAGAGCACACATTCCTGGAACAGTTTACCTGAAGCATGTATTTTTCAGAAGAGCAATTCAATCCAGCCTTCCCCACTGGACAATTAAGCAATTGCCATGTAATGGAATAGCAAGCTTGCATGTTAGAATTCTGAATCCCTCCATCTTCTTTCGAAAGATTAGTGGGTAAAATAGTAACAAACCATCGACCAACCTTTGGTGTACGGATGATAAGAGGAGCTTTACTTATGTCACCAGAATAATCATACAGTACCATTGAAGGCATTGCACCATGCCGAGCGAAATACATTAAGTTAGCAACACTAGCATTACCAGTGCTATTTGTTGGGGCAGCAGTGAAACTGACATTGGTTGCCACAATTTTTAATTGTTCAGCTATTCCCAACACCTCCAATGCATATACTTTTGGCTCACCTTCTCCATGGCAATAACTTTCAAAATTTTTGCATGAAACCACATTTTGTATTGTCTGTAAGTTAGCACCAGAAAAATTTTCCGTCAGATTGTAGCTGTAAGCTTGAGAACATGAAAAAGGGTCAATTGTCTGGTTGCAATACTGTCCCCACATTGTTGATGTTGCACATCCTTCCACACTGATGTTGGCACTAAAGGAGTATGATGGGCTACGGACAATCTGCAATGCCAAATGACTTATagtaaattcaatatttaaataatagcAATATTCATCGTTGTCCCAATGTGagtcctttgatttttttttttttttttttttggggggggggggggtgcgaaggtactaaaaaaagaaagaactagAATGAAAAAGGCTATAGGAAATAAACCAGTAAGACACCAAGACAGCCACAAAGACACACTGTTATTaacaaaaaccaattaaatgtgACTATAAAGAGGAGAATGAATTCTGTCTGTCCAGAATATCAACTTCAGTATTCTAGGGCTTTCTAAATCTGCTACTATAAACACTTGTATCAGAAATTTCTGAAACTTTTTGATTCTCCCTTTAATTGGAAATAAGAAGCTGCGTTCATCCTGCTattacaaatgaaaaattaacttCAGCCTATCAAAGTGATTTCAacattaagtttttatatttggcCAAACTTTTCTCCTAGTGAACAGCAGCAGCTATTTCACTAAAGCCAGTGCTCCTATTAGTCAACTATATTCCTTTTAGCTGGTGCAACATGCTGGCTAGCTTCCTAAGATTAAGAAGTTCACTGGAACCATAGAATTTGATCAAAATTCATAAGAGACATCACAAGGAATGCTTACTAATACAGCTAGTTTAAATGAAATGTACCATTTTTGATTGTGTCCTTGTAGGTCCGATGCCATTAAAAAGACCTAGATACCAAACTCCTGGAGATAtctgcataaaaaaattataatttaaactcTGCTCGCTGACATGAAGGGAACAGAGCACTTGTGAAATAATCCACACCTACTACAATTAGGAAAGGATTGTTGGCATACCTGCTCATTTGTGAGTGTCGCTGTTATATTTCTCTGCATTGGATAGCACTGCACATTCTGAGGACCTTGAATTCTTTGAAATGAGCCATTAGAGAAGGATCCTGACACCAAAACAGTGACAGCTACTTCAGTCTTTCCTTCATTTGACTCAAACAATGAGACTgaataaagaaaagattttCACTCATCCCGACCAAAAGCAGAAATAAGACTACAGAAAAAGGACTATCAGAGAAAAAAGAGGCAGGTTCTGGCATTTCATGTACAACACTGTTGTGAAGAATTCAGTGGGCAAGAATAAAATAGTCAGGTGCTTTCATTGGAACAACTGAAAAAAGAATTTAGGAAGTAATAAAAGTTATGCAAcacatttgattaatttttcttctttcttcttttggaAAAAAGAGCTTCATGAGGATAAACTAAAACAATTTGATCTGTTTCTCTCTTTTACCTAGTTCTATAAGGGAACTGTTTAAGACATCTGGCAGAGGAGGACTTCCATCTCTGATGCAGATGAGGGGCAGTGTGCTCTTAGGAACCTTTGATATGCTTTTAGCATCCTGTGAAAAACTTGAACCATGAGCCAATAAGAAATCAAAGACATGATATGAGcaaaattaacaatcaaaatCAGCTATTGCATCGATTTTCAAAGGCAATTTGTATAGAACAAGTCCACTATCCCTGCAAGCCAATTAAAGAATAGCAATTCAAATGAAGGCATCAAAAGTAGCCATCCGAAAAATGCACAGttcacttcttttcttttgttttcttctcttgcaaaattcaaaaaattgataAGATTGACAAAAAAAGCAAAGATAAAACATACTCACAAGGTCTACGTCCGACTGCACTGATATGGACACAGAAGAGAACCACGCCGGCAAATCAACTGGAACAAGGCACAACACCAGAAAAGCTAAGATTAAAATATCTTCCAACCAACATCTTGCAAAATCCAAGAAGCTGAAGAGATGAATTGAGGTTTGAAAGAGCCATCCCACTTTCagtaaattttaaatcttgatgTTGAGGTCCCTAAATTTTAACACACTGATTAAGAGAAATTACATACGGGGATATGAACATCATAGTgttcaataaaaacaataatcaagtAGAAGAAATGAGTAATTGAGCTCACTTTCATGGGCTCGAATAAATTACACTAAACAGAATCAATTTGAATCATACAATAATTCAGATCATGAATTCCATTCATGATCTCAAGATCAATGAAAACAATAAGCAATCAAACAAGAGCCGAActttaatcaaaatcaataacTAGCAAAGacataaaagtaaaaacagCAATCATCTTTCAACAACTGGGACGAAATTCTTCACTTAATTCAGAACTTTTGAGACGATCAGCAATCATTTAACAGCCAACAAAactaaaccatataaaaaaaaaaaaaaaaaaacaaagactcgGCCAATCAAATGCTTAAAAGGGACAGTTCATATTAACTTACGGACCTCGTATGTAACGCAAATCAAACGGCCTGACATTAGTTGTTGGGTAACTAAAACTGGAAACAGTAAATGTATTGTACGGACCCAGCTGATTTGCTGAATGAGAGCagcaaaaaagaagagaaaagaacaCGAAAAGACGTGCCAGGATCGTAAAATAACAAGAAGGGAAGCAGAACAGAATCGAATTCTCTGccatttttttagtgcagaaaatgatgatgatgatgatgatatgatAAGAGATGATGTGATTTATTAAGCAGGGGATTAATGTAATAAATTAGCATTTGTTTGGCGTGTGTAGctgatttctttctttgtttaatgtGATTTCGCGTAAGGTGACTACGGAAGCGTTGTTGACTTGAGCTCGGCGACTTCTGTCTAGGTTTGTTTGGGGGAGAGTGAACCACACGTGCAAATGATGGAGTTTTTTTATCACGCGCCACTTGCCTGGGGGTAGGACTAAGGACAGGGGAGGACGGTTTGTAAGGTAGAATCTTTGATTCCACATGGAAACAGCATTACATCAGAGGGTACACGTTGATTATTTCATGAGCTATGTCACTTTTGCTGAACATTTTTtcgtaaatttatttttaaccgtttaaaattatattccaaataatattttataaaaaaaaataattaaaattatttttttttatttttataaatcattttaatgtattaatataaaaataaaattttaaaatatatattattttaatatatttttaagcaaaaaaataatttaaaaaggaaTTACTACCACACccagctatttttttaatatataaattttcatgtttataaaaaaattaaacataaataaaagtagAAGGGAGGGGGAATTCAGCATGgatagaaatattattatattttttataagtttcataattaatttcaccatttatctatttttcttcaaaataaatccataaaaataattatttttatttatttttaaacatcattaatttttttcatactaatgtgttttttatcatcatatatttatatgataCAAACttgatgaataaattaaaaatattttgaaaataattgttattatatgtttaaataatttttaagtatgtgaatttttttgtttataaaaaaaaatataaggaaaagtaaaaaatcagAAGAGAGTTCAGTATggatagaaatattattttattttatttttataagtctCATATTTAATTTCAGAatctatctatttttaaaaaatccgaaaaaaaaactatttttatttattttagaaaagacaaagaaaaggaagaatgtGTGTCCTACTCCTGTCCCGCAACCATCCGATTGGTCAAAAGAACTCTTCCATGTCAACACGTGTCATTATCAAGCGGCCATCTTAAAACTGTAAGGACTTAGACATAGGACCCACCGAATTTTAGCCTTCGAAACTCTCGCCGTCCCTTTGTTCTGTTCCgtgtccaaacaaaaacaactttaaaaccaacaaaaaaaccgCTCAAACGAAACTGGTCAGAGACAGAACACGTAAAAAGATCACAACTTTCAGTTTTAATCCAACCGGAAAAATGACTGTCATCGATTTGGTTACGCGAGTCGATTCAATCTGCAAGAAATTTGACAAATACGACGTTGATAAGCAGAAAAACCTCAACGCTGCTGGCGACGATGCTTTCGCTCGCTTATACGCAGTCGTTGAGGCCGACCTCGATGCTGTTCTCCAGGTAAATATCACCTCggtttcccttttttttatttttattccttgtttgttttctttgaattgGAAAGGGAAATAGAGggtgtatcttttttttttttggtagaaatCAGAGGCAGCGAAAATAGAGAAAAGCAGGGCCACGGCTGTTGCTATGAATGCAGAGATTCGAAGAACAAAGGCTCGATTACTTGAGGAAATCCCTAAATTACAGAGACTCGCTTTTAAGCAGgttgtttttgtaaatttattatatCTGATTAGCTATTTGAAAAACGTGTTTTTGTTCTTAGAAACAATGGAGATTAAtgggataataataattttgggtGTAGGTGAAAGGGCTATCGAATGAAGAGCGCGAGGTGAGAAGTGATTTGGTTGCTGCATTAAAAGATAGAATCGAAGCTGTTGCAGATGGAAATATTAGTGCAGCTAAACAAGGTGGAGATTCTGCGCCTTCAGCATCGCATGGaggaattaaatttgattcaacttatggtaaaaaaatgaatttttttttttggagttgaTTATTGGTTTTTTGATTGTTTATTCTTGTTTCGTGGATGGGATGATTGTAGTTGAAGTTTcgatgatttttcttcttttttttcgaaTTTGGATCAGATGGAAGGTTTGATGATGAGTATTTTCAGCAAACTGAAGAGTCGGATCAGTTTAGGCAGGAATATGAAATGCGGAGAGTGAAACAGGCAAGTGTTTTGtgctttttctttgttcttacTTGTATCGTGATCGGAAAAGGTCATGATTTCAAGTGCAATAAGGTTAATGGAGCAAACTTGAGTGAAGTTATTGATGATCTATTCTGGGATTTGATTTGACTTCTTGCAGGATCAAGGTTTAGATGTTATAGCAGAaggtttggacactctgaaaaACATGGCCCATGACATGAATGAGGTTTGGTTATGTCCTATTTTCAATGAACTTCTGTTTAGTggtaaatattttgaataatgtTTATCACTGAATTACGAATGCTGCCTGCAGGAGGTGGACAGACAAGTGCCattgatggatgaaattgatGACAAGGTATTTTCCACTTTCCTGGTGTTATAGTCCTTCGAACTGTACATTTTACCGGAGGTATTTAACAGCTATAGCATAGTGGCAAGTGGGCTTTCCCCTTGGGCAATAATAGTATACACcagtcaaagaaccatctcagctcaataatttaaattgttaaataaagtTTCAGGataagatttatattattctttaacatacaTCCTCAAATGAAAGCCCTTTGACTTTAAAACTTACACAAACTCATATTACcctgtacttaatttttattaaataaatagaaattgtgagatttgaactcgtaacCACTTGGTTATCaaagctctgatatcatgtcagATTTATATTATACTCTAACAATATCTACTTTTGatctattaaaagaaaatcacagTTACTATTCGTGATTTGGTTACTGGGAAGAGATATTTTTCTTAGAAGTAATGATCATTACGTTGAACATTATGTTCAACGATCACCAAATACTTTAGATAATGGTAGAAGCTGTGCATATTATTCATTGCAAAATGGTAgttatttgttttgatgttttaactTGAACGGTTGGTTACATCAAATTTCAGTAGTAATCCTCTGACATTCTTGCAGGTTGACCGAGCAGCCTCTGACCTTAAAACTACTAATGTGAGACTTAAGGATACTATAAACAAGGTAAATGCatcattaatttgataattcgAAACTGAAAACTATTGCTGTCCCCTGTTTCAAGTCTGCTACTCATTTTTCCTATGTTTgcattttgatattaaaacagATGAGGTCCAGTCGCAACTTTTGTATTGATATCATCCTCTTGGTTATAATCTTAGGCATTGCTGCCTATCTCTACAAGTAAGTTCTTTTTGGACGAGATGTACATGGGACTTCCTTATATTGCTTgccattttgttttggaatatcaaataataatttgcTTAAAGAAGGCCAACCATGCTACATTGTTGTTTCAACATGCTTCAGCTCAAGTCAGAATTAGCTCAATTACAAGCTATTCAATGAATCAATCAGGTGTTACTTAACAAATCATGAGTGCTCGAAGTTCAACATGTTTCTTGTTGACTTCATGTTGGACAAGTCCTGATCTTCCTATGAACATGAACGATATTTGACATCTTCGTTATTGTTTATgcttggtgtgtgtgtgtgtgtgtgtgtgtgtgtgtgtgtattatgcTGTCATCATGCGCTTCCATACTGCTGCTTATCCAGTGATATAATTTCTGGATTGATGTTTGTCTGGAGGCATTGTCGTCACTTGCTTTCCCCTTCATATCAATGATGTGGAGAGCATATGGTTTCCTAGAAGTGAAACTGTTAGATTTGGATTTATACAATTTGAAGGCAAAATTTTCTTTCCAGCAAGTGTGCTTACC from Populus alba chromosome 14, ASM523922v2, whole genome shotgun sequence includes:
- the LOC118041618 gene encoding syntaxin-71, with the protein product MTVIDLVTRVDSICKKFDKYDVDKQKNLNAAGDDAFARLYAVVEADLDAVLQKSEAAKIEKSRATAVAMNAEIRRTKARLLEEIPKLQRLAFKQVKGLSNEEREVRSDLVAALKDRIEAVADGNISAAKQGGDSAPSASHGGIKFDSTYDGRFDDEYFQQTEESDQFRQEYEMRRVKQDQGLDVIAEGLDTLKNMAHDMNEEVDRQVPLMDEIDDKVDRAASDLKTTNVRLKDTINKMRSSRNFCIDIILLVIILGIAAYLYNVLK